The following coding sequences lie in one Phaenicophaeus curvirostris isolate KB17595 chromosome 5, BPBGC_Pcur_1.0, whole genome shotgun sequence genomic window:
- the IRAG1 gene encoding inositol 1,4,5-triphosphate receptor associated 1 isoform X3: MPTLPEDKGQSKEVQHYSSPPAKDTTVEGTTCSTPSIVLPENAVTPDVEIDKNLVNRPRSPHRRHSNRATRNTTNTLTSVDNSGHVIDLVNDQLPDVKISEEDKKKNLELLEEAKKVSERFLMRRGRKSRSSLPESPTAVSPTLSPKVSPVASRSNSLTLPVPSGPDVCTTTAIESVSPGQNNRTVKEDDRQTAENAAKGLIDRRQNDQRKISQGRLVPRSAGFENSKEKLSEQKENFDPCKHMDTLPKCNPSGGDGGRMSLNTCVNVCENELGKSFLKKTKENDVPLRTHLPGPGIGKTDSKLKFPVPEMRDHKVSCKPEFKLCGLRPPLLRAVSWDSLEPGQEKTPLKLPSEEDKSLVAGSKSSNQFKPFKDLQIQVQPVRMQKLTKLREEHIMMRNQNLVGLKLPELSEAAEQEKGPSPLPSPTEEEETKNSSDVMPSIPDVLLRKLRVHKSLPGSSPPLTEKEVENVFVQLSLAFRNDSYTLESRINQAERERNLTEENTEKELENFKAAITSSAHLWHHYEHREAYQKLLEDIAVLRRLAARLSSRAEMVGAVRQEKRMSKATEVMMQYVENLKRTYEKDHAELMEFKKLANQNSSRSYGASEDGVPRSSRSMSLTVGKNMPRRRVSVAVVPKFNSLNIPGQSPTASPIPSMPSLSESSSNGRSNLTSTPVLPALLENGKSNGEPDCETSTTVLTQSGLEEISPETKAKIEEEAYNKGYQEGLKKTKELQELKEEDEETTKESHDEHEESENEDEIRKLKSRLEVIINYLHILYPKLCKHWNVVWLVVAAIIIFAVVLGIYHSYNSCDEKSEGPEGKASCSAAHQHSWWNSGFQHEQRTE; the protein is encoded by the exons gCCTCGTAGTCCTCATAGGAGACACTCGAACCGCGCCACTAGGAACACAACAAATACATTGACTTCTGTTG ATAACAGTGGCCATGTGATTGATCTGGTAAATGATCAGCTACCAGATGTCAAAATATCagaagaagacaaaaagaagaacCTCGAATTACTAGAAGAAGCAAAGAAAGTAAGTGAGAGGTTTCTAATGCGCAGAGGCAGGAAGTCAAGAAGCAGCCTGCCAGAGTCACCGACGG CAGTTTCCCCTACACTTAGTCCTAAAGTTTCACCAGTAGCATCTCGGAGCAACTCTCTCACTCTTCCAGTTCCATCAG GGCCTGATGTATGCACAACCACTGCTATCGAGTCAGTATCTCCAGGGCAG AATAACAGAACTGTGAAAGAGGATGATAGGCAAACTGCAGAG AATGCTGCAAAAGGATTAATTGATCGAAGGCAGAATGATCAAAGAAAGATTTCTCAGGGAAGGTTGGTTCCTCGTTCTGCTGGCTTTGAAAACTCCAAAGAGAAGCTctcagaacaaaaagaaaactttgatCCATGTAAACATATGGATACTTTACCTAAATGCAACCCTTCAGGTGGTGATGGTGGCAGAATGTCTCTTAATACTTGCGTGAATGTTTGCGAAAATGAACTTGGAAAATCATTcctcaagaaaacaaaagaaaatgatgttcCTTTAAGAACCCATCTACCAGGACCAGGGATAGGAAAAACAGACTCAAAGCTAAAATTTCCTGTTCCAGAAATGAGGGACCATAAAGTCTCATGTAAACCAGAATTTAAACTGTGTGGACTGCGTCCTCCTCTACTACGGGCTGTTTCGTGGGATAGCTTGGAGCCTGGACAGGAGAAAACACCTTTAAAATTACCTTCTGAAGAAGATAAAAGCCTTGTGGCTGGTAGTAAATCCAGCAATCAGTTCAAACCATTCAAAGACCTTCAAATCCAAGTTCAACCAGTTCGAATGCAGAAATTGACAAAGCTCAGAGAG GAACATATTATGATGAGAAATCAAAATTTAGTTGGACTTAAACTTCCTGAACTTAGTGAAGCAGCTGAACAGGAAAAAG GCCCTTcacctctcccttcccccactGAAGAGGAAGAGACAAAGAATAGCTCTGATGTCATGCCCAGCATTCCTGATGTATTACTGCGAAAACTACGAGTGCACAAATCGCTTCCGGGAAG CTCCCCTCCACTTACTGAAAAAGAAGTTGAG AACGTATTTGTACAACTTTCCTTGGCCTTTAGAAATGATAGCTATACCTTGGAATCTAGAATTAACCAAGCAGAGAGAGAGCGAAATCTTACTGAAGAGAACACTGAGAAGGAACTGGAAAATTTTAAAGCAGCCATTACG tcttcagCTCACTTATGGCATCACTATGAACACAGAGAAGCTTACCAGAAGCTATTGGAGGATATTGCTGTTCTGCGGCGTTTAGCTGCTAGACTGTCTAGTCGTGCTGAGATGGTTGGAGCTGTTCGTCAG gaGAAGCGTATGTCAAAGGCAACGGAAGTAATGATGCAGTATGTGGAAAATCTGAAAAGAACATATGAAAAGGATCATGCTGAACTAATGGAGTTCAAGAAACTTGCCAATCAGAATTCTAGCAGAAGCTATGGTGCATctg AAGATGGAGTACCTCGTTCGTCTAGATCCATGTCTCTCACTGTTGGAAAG AATATGCCTCGGAGGAGAGTCAGTGTTGCTGTTGTTCCTAAATTTAACTCCTTAAACATTCCTGGCCAGTCACCAACAGCTTCACCTATACCTTCAATGCCATCCCTG TCTGAATCATCTAGTAATGGAAGGAGCAATCTAACATCTACTCCTGTTCTGCCAGCACTTTTAGAAAA TGGTAAGTCGAATGGAGAGCCTGACTGTGAAACCTCAACGACTGTGCTAACACAGAGTGGGCTGGAAGAAATCAGTCCTGAAACTAAAGCCAAGATAGAAGAGGAAGCATATAATAAAGG CTATCAGGAAGGCTTGAAGAAAACCAAGGAACTTCAAGAGCTgaaggaagaagatgaagagaCAACAAAAGAAAGCCATGATGAACATGAAGAAAGTGAAAACGAAGATGAgataagaaaactgaaaagcag ACTTGAAGTCATCATTAATTACTTACATATACTGTACCCCAAACTGTGTAAACACTGGAATGTGGTATGGCTTGTAGTGGCTGCCATAATCATTTTTGCTGTGGTGTTGGGAATCTACCATTCATACAACTCCTGTGATGAAAAATCAGAGGGACCTGAAGGGAAGGCCAGCTGTTCTGCTGCCCATCAACATTCCTGGTGGAACTCAGGATTTCAACATGAACAACGCACTGAATAA
- the IRAG1 gene encoding inositol 1,4,5-triphosphate receptor associated 1 isoform X4 produces MPTLPEDKGQSKEVQHYSSPPAKDTTVEGTTCSTPSIVLPENAVTPDVEIDKNLVNRPRSPHRRHSNRATRNTTNTLTSVDNSGHVIDLVNDQLPDVKISEEDKKKNLELLEEAKKVSERFLMRRGRKSRSSLPESPTAVSPTLSPKVSPVASRSNSLTLPVPSGPDVCTTTAIESVSPGQNAAKGLIDRRQNDQRKISQGRLVPRSAGFENSKEKLSEQKENFDPCKHMDTLPKCNPSGGDGGRMSLNTCVNVCENELGKSFLKKTKENDVPLRTHLPGPGIGKTDSKLKFPVPEMRDHKVSCKPEFKLCGLRPPLLRAVSWDSLEPGQEKTPLKLPSEEDKSLVAGSKSSNQFKPFKDLQIQVQPVRMQKLTKLREEHIMMRNQNLVGLKLPELSEAAEQEKGPSPLPSPTEEEETKNSSDVMPSIPDVLLRKLRVHKSLPGSSPPLTEKEVENVFVQLSLAFRNDSYTLESRINQAERERNLTEENTEKELENFKAAITSSAHLWHHYEHREAYQKLLEDIAVLRRLAARLSSRAEMVGAVRQEKRMSKATEVMMQYVENLKRTYEKDHAELMEFKKLANQNSSRSYGASEDGVPRSSRSMSLTVGKNMPRRRVSVAVVPKFNSLNIPGQSPTASPIPSMPSLSESSSNGRSNLTSTPVLPALLENGKSNGEPDCETSTTVLTQSGLEEISPETKAKIEEEAYNKGYQEGLKKTKELQELKEEDEETTKESHDEHEESENEDEIRKLKSSRLEVIINYLHILYPKLCKHWNVVWLVVAAIIIFAVVLGIYHSYNSCDEKSEGPEGKASCSAAHQHSWWNSGFQHEQRTE; encoded by the exons gCCTCGTAGTCCTCATAGGAGACACTCGAACCGCGCCACTAGGAACACAACAAATACATTGACTTCTGTTG ATAACAGTGGCCATGTGATTGATCTGGTAAATGATCAGCTACCAGATGTCAAAATATCagaagaagacaaaaagaagaacCTCGAATTACTAGAAGAAGCAAAGAAAGTAAGTGAGAGGTTTCTAATGCGCAGAGGCAGGAAGTCAAGAAGCAGCCTGCCAGAGTCACCGACGG CAGTTTCCCCTACACTTAGTCCTAAAGTTTCACCAGTAGCATCTCGGAGCAACTCTCTCACTCTTCCAGTTCCATCAG GGCCTGATGTATGCACAACCACTGCTATCGAGTCAGTATCTCCAGGGCAG AATGCTGCAAAAGGATTAATTGATCGAAGGCAGAATGATCAAAGAAAGATTTCTCAGGGAAGGTTGGTTCCTCGTTCTGCTGGCTTTGAAAACTCCAAAGAGAAGCTctcagaacaaaaagaaaactttgatCCATGTAAACATATGGATACTTTACCTAAATGCAACCCTTCAGGTGGTGATGGTGGCAGAATGTCTCTTAATACTTGCGTGAATGTTTGCGAAAATGAACTTGGAAAATCATTcctcaagaaaacaaaagaaaatgatgttcCTTTAAGAACCCATCTACCAGGACCAGGGATAGGAAAAACAGACTCAAAGCTAAAATTTCCTGTTCCAGAAATGAGGGACCATAAAGTCTCATGTAAACCAGAATTTAAACTGTGTGGACTGCGTCCTCCTCTACTACGGGCTGTTTCGTGGGATAGCTTGGAGCCTGGACAGGAGAAAACACCTTTAAAATTACCTTCTGAAGAAGATAAAAGCCTTGTGGCTGGTAGTAAATCCAGCAATCAGTTCAAACCATTCAAAGACCTTCAAATCCAAGTTCAACCAGTTCGAATGCAGAAATTGACAAAGCTCAGAGAG GAACATATTATGATGAGAAATCAAAATTTAGTTGGACTTAAACTTCCTGAACTTAGTGAAGCAGCTGAACAGGAAAAAG GCCCTTcacctctcccttcccccactGAAGAGGAAGAGACAAAGAATAGCTCTGATGTCATGCCCAGCATTCCTGATGTATTACTGCGAAAACTACGAGTGCACAAATCGCTTCCGGGAAG CTCCCCTCCACTTACTGAAAAAGAAGTTGAG AACGTATTTGTACAACTTTCCTTGGCCTTTAGAAATGATAGCTATACCTTGGAATCTAGAATTAACCAAGCAGAGAGAGAGCGAAATCTTACTGAAGAGAACACTGAGAAGGAACTGGAAAATTTTAAAGCAGCCATTACG tcttcagCTCACTTATGGCATCACTATGAACACAGAGAAGCTTACCAGAAGCTATTGGAGGATATTGCTGTTCTGCGGCGTTTAGCTGCTAGACTGTCTAGTCGTGCTGAGATGGTTGGAGCTGTTCGTCAG gaGAAGCGTATGTCAAAGGCAACGGAAGTAATGATGCAGTATGTGGAAAATCTGAAAAGAACATATGAAAAGGATCATGCTGAACTAATGGAGTTCAAGAAACTTGCCAATCAGAATTCTAGCAGAAGCTATGGTGCATctg AAGATGGAGTACCTCGTTCGTCTAGATCCATGTCTCTCACTGTTGGAAAG AATATGCCTCGGAGGAGAGTCAGTGTTGCTGTTGTTCCTAAATTTAACTCCTTAAACATTCCTGGCCAGTCACCAACAGCTTCACCTATACCTTCAATGCCATCCCTG TCTGAATCATCTAGTAATGGAAGGAGCAATCTAACATCTACTCCTGTTCTGCCAGCACTTTTAGAAAA TGGTAAGTCGAATGGAGAGCCTGACTGTGAAACCTCAACGACTGTGCTAACACAGAGTGGGCTGGAAGAAATCAGTCCTGAAACTAAAGCCAAGATAGAAGAGGAAGCATATAATAAAGG CTATCAGGAAGGCTTGAAGAAAACCAAGGAACTTCAAGAGCTgaaggaagaagatgaagagaCAACAAAAGAAAGCCATGATGAACATGAAGAAAGTGAAAACGAAGATGAgataagaaaactgaaaagcag cAGACTTGAAGTCATCATTAATTACTTACATATACTGTACCCCAAACTGTGTAAACACTGGAATGTGGTATGGCTTGTAGTGGCTGCCATAATCATTTTTGCTGTGGTGTTGGGAATCTACCATTCATACAACTCCTGTGATGAAAAATCAGAGGGACCTGAAGGGAAGGCCAGCTGTTCTGCTGCCCATCAACATTCCTGGTGGAACTCAGGATTTCAACATGAACAACGCACTGAATAA
- the IRAG1 gene encoding inositol 1,4,5-triphosphate receptor associated 1 isoform X2, giving the protein MPTLPEDKGQSKEVQHYSSPPAKDTTVEGTTCSTPSIVLPENAVTPDVEIDKNLVNRPRSPHRRHSNRATRNTTNTLTSVDNSGHVIDLVNDQLPDVKISEEDKKKNLELLEEAKKVSERFLMRRGRKSRSSLPESPTVSPTLSPKVSPVASRSNSLTLPVPSGPDVCTTTAIESVSPGQNNRTVKEDDRQTAENAAKGLIDRRQNDQRKISQGRLVPRSAGFENSKEKLSEQKENFDPCKHMDTLPKCNPSGGDGGRMSLNTCVNVCENELGKSFLKKTKENDVPLRTHLPGPGIGKTDSKLKFPVPEMRDHKVSCKPEFKLCGLRPPLLRAVSWDSLEPGQEKTPLKLPSEEDKSLVAGSKSSNQFKPFKDLQIQVQPVRMQKLTKLREEHIMMRNQNLVGLKLPELSEAAEQEKGPSPLPSPTEEEETKNSSDVMPSIPDVLLRKLRVHKSLPGSSPPLTEKEVENVFVQLSLAFRNDSYTLESRINQAERERNLTEENTEKELENFKAAITSSAHLWHHYEHREAYQKLLEDIAVLRRLAARLSSRAEMVGAVRQEKRMSKATEVMMQYVENLKRTYEKDHAELMEFKKLANQNSSRSYGASEDGVPRSSRSMSLTVGKNMPRRRVSVAVVPKFNSLNIPGQSPTASPIPSMPSLSESSSNGRSNLTSTPVLPALLENGKSNGEPDCETSTTVLTQSGLEEISPETKAKIEEEAYNKGYQEGLKKTKELQELKEEDEETTKESHDEHEESENEDEIRKLKSSRLEVIINYLHILYPKLCKHWNVVWLVVAAIIIFAVVLGIYHSYNSCDEKSEGPEGKASCSAAHQHSWWNSGFQHEQRTE; this is encoded by the exons gCCTCGTAGTCCTCATAGGAGACACTCGAACCGCGCCACTAGGAACACAACAAATACATTGACTTCTGTTG ATAACAGTGGCCATGTGATTGATCTGGTAAATGATCAGCTACCAGATGTCAAAATATCagaagaagacaaaaagaagaacCTCGAATTACTAGAAGAAGCAAAGAAAGTAAGTGAGAGGTTTCTAATGCGCAGAGGCAGGAAGTCAAGAAGCAGCCTGCCAGAGTCACCGACGG TTTCCCCTACACTTAGTCCTAAAGTTTCACCAGTAGCATCTCGGAGCAACTCTCTCACTCTTCCAGTTCCATCAG GGCCTGATGTATGCACAACCACTGCTATCGAGTCAGTATCTCCAGGGCAG AATAACAGAACTGTGAAAGAGGATGATAGGCAAACTGCAGAG AATGCTGCAAAAGGATTAATTGATCGAAGGCAGAATGATCAAAGAAAGATTTCTCAGGGAAGGTTGGTTCCTCGTTCTGCTGGCTTTGAAAACTCCAAAGAGAAGCTctcagaacaaaaagaaaactttgatCCATGTAAACATATGGATACTTTACCTAAATGCAACCCTTCAGGTGGTGATGGTGGCAGAATGTCTCTTAATACTTGCGTGAATGTTTGCGAAAATGAACTTGGAAAATCATTcctcaagaaaacaaaagaaaatgatgttcCTTTAAGAACCCATCTACCAGGACCAGGGATAGGAAAAACAGACTCAAAGCTAAAATTTCCTGTTCCAGAAATGAGGGACCATAAAGTCTCATGTAAACCAGAATTTAAACTGTGTGGACTGCGTCCTCCTCTACTACGGGCTGTTTCGTGGGATAGCTTGGAGCCTGGACAGGAGAAAACACCTTTAAAATTACCTTCTGAAGAAGATAAAAGCCTTGTGGCTGGTAGTAAATCCAGCAATCAGTTCAAACCATTCAAAGACCTTCAAATCCAAGTTCAACCAGTTCGAATGCAGAAATTGACAAAGCTCAGAGAG GAACATATTATGATGAGAAATCAAAATTTAGTTGGACTTAAACTTCCTGAACTTAGTGAAGCAGCTGAACAGGAAAAAG GCCCTTcacctctcccttcccccactGAAGAGGAAGAGACAAAGAATAGCTCTGATGTCATGCCCAGCATTCCTGATGTATTACTGCGAAAACTACGAGTGCACAAATCGCTTCCGGGAAG CTCCCCTCCACTTACTGAAAAAGAAGTTGAG AACGTATTTGTACAACTTTCCTTGGCCTTTAGAAATGATAGCTATACCTTGGAATCTAGAATTAACCAAGCAGAGAGAGAGCGAAATCTTACTGAAGAGAACACTGAGAAGGAACTGGAAAATTTTAAAGCAGCCATTACG tcttcagCTCACTTATGGCATCACTATGAACACAGAGAAGCTTACCAGAAGCTATTGGAGGATATTGCTGTTCTGCGGCGTTTAGCTGCTAGACTGTCTAGTCGTGCTGAGATGGTTGGAGCTGTTCGTCAG gaGAAGCGTATGTCAAAGGCAACGGAAGTAATGATGCAGTATGTGGAAAATCTGAAAAGAACATATGAAAAGGATCATGCTGAACTAATGGAGTTCAAGAAACTTGCCAATCAGAATTCTAGCAGAAGCTATGGTGCATctg AAGATGGAGTACCTCGTTCGTCTAGATCCATGTCTCTCACTGTTGGAAAG AATATGCCTCGGAGGAGAGTCAGTGTTGCTGTTGTTCCTAAATTTAACTCCTTAAACATTCCTGGCCAGTCACCAACAGCTTCACCTATACCTTCAATGCCATCCCTG TCTGAATCATCTAGTAATGGAAGGAGCAATCTAACATCTACTCCTGTTCTGCCAGCACTTTTAGAAAA TGGTAAGTCGAATGGAGAGCCTGACTGTGAAACCTCAACGACTGTGCTAACACAGAGTGGGCTGGAAGAAATCAGTCCTGAAACTAAAGCCAAGATAGAAGAGGAAGCATATAATAAAGG CTATCAGGAAGGCTTGAAGAAAACCAAGGAACTTCAAGAGCTgaaggaagaagatgaagagaCAACAAAAGAAAGCCATGATGAACATGAAGAAAGTGAAAACGAAGATGAgataagaaaactgaaaagcag cAGACTTGAAGTCATCATTAATTACTTACATATACTGTACCCCAAACTGTGTAAACACTGGAATGTGGTATGGCTTGTAGTGGCTGCCATAATCATTTTTGCTGTGGTGTTGGGAATCTACCATTCATACAACTCCTGTGATGAAAAATCAGAGGGACCTGAAGGGAAGGCCAGCTGTTCTGCTGCCCATCAACATTCCTGGTGGAACTCAGGATTTCAACATGAACAACGCACTGAATAA
- the IRAG1 gene encoding inositol 1,4,5-triphosphate receptor associated 1 isoform X5, which yields MVLLVHIAVPRASHYPPCQPYLKTRDNQKRYSTTVLLQPKPRSPHRRHSNRATRNTTNTLTSVDNSGHVIDLVNDQLPDVKISEEDKKKNLELLEEAKKVSERFLMRRGRKSRSSLPESPTAVSPTLSPKVSPVASRSNSLTLPVPSGPDVCTTTAIESVSPGQNNRTVKEDDRQTAENAAKGLIDRRQNDQRKISQGRLVPRSAGFENSKEKLSEQKENFDPCKHMDTLPKCNPSGGDGGRMSLNTCVNVCENELGKSFLKKTKENDVPLRTHLPGPGIGKTDSKLKFPVPEMRDHKVSCKPEFKLCGLRPPLLRAVSWDSLEPGQEKTPLKLPSEEDKSLVAGSKSSNQFKPFKDLQIQVQPVRMQKLTKLREEHIMMRNQNLVGLKLPELSEAAEQEKGPSPLPSPTEEEETKNSSDVMPSIPDVLLRKLRVHKSLPGSSPPLTEKEVENVFVQLSLAFRNDSYTLESRINQAERERNLTEENTEKELENFKAAITSSAHLWHHYEHREAYQKLLEDIAVLRRLAARLSSRAEMVGAVRQEKRMSKATEVMMQYVENLKRTYEKDHAELMEFKKLANQNSSRSYGASEDGVPRSSRSMSLTVGKNMPRRRVSVAVVPKFNSLNIPGQSPTASPIPSMPSLSESSSNGRSNLTSTPVLPALLENGKSNGEPDCETSTTVLTQSGLEEISPETKAKIEEEAYNKGYQEGLKKTKELQELKEEDEETTKESHDEHEESENEDEIRKLKSSRLEVIINYLHILYPKLCKHWNVVWLVVAAIIIFAVVLGIYHSYNSCDEKSEGPEGKASCSAAHQHSWWNSGFQHEQRTE from the exons gCCTCGTAGTCCTCATAGGAGACACTCGAACCGCGCCACTAGGAACACAACAAATACATTGACTTCTGTTG ATAACAGTGGCCATGTGATTGATCTGGTAAATGATCAGCTACCAGATGTCAAAATATCagaagaagacaaaaagaagaacCTCGAATTACTAGAAGAAGCAAAGAAAGTAAGTGAGAGGTTTCTAATGCGCAGAGGCAGGAAGTCAAGAAGCAGCCTGCCAGAGTCACCGACGG CAGTTTCCCCTACACTTAGTCCTAAAGTTTCACCAGTAGCATCTCGGAGCAACTCTCTCACTCTTCCAGTTCCATCAG GGCCTGATGTATGCACAACCACTGCTATCGAGTCAGTATCTCCAGGGCAG AATAACAGAACTGTGAAAGAGGATGATAGGCAAACTGCAGAG AATGCTGCAAAAGGATTAATTGATCGAAGGCAGAATGATCAAAGAAAGATTTCTCAGGGAAGGTTGGTTCCTCGTTCTGCTGGCTTTGAAAACTCCAAAGAGAAGCTctcagaacaaaaagaaaactttgatCCATGTAAACATATGGATACTTTACCTAAATGCAACCCTTCAGGTGGTGATGGTGGCAGAATGTCTCTTAATACTTGCGTGAATGTTTGCGAAAATGAACTTGGAAAATCATTcctcaagaaaacaaaagaaaatgatgttcCTTTAAGAACCCATCTACCAGGACCAGGGATAGGAAAAACAGACTCAAAGCTAAAATTTCCTGTTCCAGAAATGAGGGACCATAAAGTCTCATGTAAACCAGAATTTAAACTGTGTGGACTGCGTCCTCCTCTACTACGGGCTGTTTCGTGGGATAGCTTGGAGCCTGGACAGGAGAAAACACCTTTAAAATTACCTTCTGAAGAAGATAAAAGCCTTGTGGCTGGTAGTAAATCCAGCAATCAGTTCAAACCATTCAAAGACCTTCAAATCCAAGTTCAACCAGTTCGAATGCAGAAATTGACAAAGCTCAGAGAG GAACATATTATGATGAGAAATCAAAATTTAGTTGGACTTAAACTTCCTGAACTTAGTGAAGCAGCTGAACAGGAAAAAG GCCCTTcacctctcccttcccccactGAAGAGGAAGAGACAAAGAATAGCTCTGATGTCATGCCCAGCATTCCTGATGTATTACTGCGAAAACTACGAGTGCACAAATCGCTTCCGGGAAG CTCCCCTCCACTTACTGAAAAAGAAGTTGAG AACGTATTTGTACAACTTTCCTTGGCCTTTAGAAATGATAGCTATACCTTGGAATCTAGAATTAACCAAGCAGAGAGAGAGCGAAATCTTACTGAAGAGAACACTGAGAAGGAACTGGAAAATTTTAAAGCAGCCATTACG tcttcagCTCACTTATGGCATCACTATGAACACAGAGAAGCTTACCAGAAGCTATTGGAGGATATTGCTGTTCTGCGGCGTTTAGCTGCTAGACTGTCTAGTCGTGCTGAGATGGTTGGAGCTGTTCGTCAG gaGAAGCGTATGTCAAAGGCAACGGAAGTAATGATGCAGTATGTGGAAAATCTGAAAAGAACATATGAAAAGGATCATGCTGAACTAATGGAGTTCAAGAAACTTGCCAATCAGAATTCTAGCAGAAGCTATGGTGCATctg AAGATGGAGTACCTCGTTCGTCTAGATCCATGTCTCTCACTGTTGGAAAG AATATGCCTCGGAGGAGAGTCAGTGTTGCTGTTGTTCCTAAATTTAACTCCTTAAACATTCCTGGCCAGTCACCAACAGCTTCACCTATACCTTCAATGCCATCCCTG TCTGAATCATCTAGTAATGGAAGGAGCAATCTAACATCTACTCCTGTTCTGCCAGCACTTTTAGAAAA TGGTAAGTCGAATGGAGAGCCTGACTGTGAAACCTCAACGACTGTGCTAACACAGAGTGGGCTGGAAGAAATCAGTCCTGAAACTAAAGCCAAGATAGAAGAGGAAGCATATAATAAAGG CTATCAGGAAGGCTTGAAGAAAACCAAGGAACTTCAAGAGCTgaaggaagaagatgaagagaCAACAAAAGAAAGCCATGATGAACATGAAGAAAGTGAAAACGAAGATGAgataagaaaactgaaaagcag cAGACTTGAAGTCATCATTAATTACTTACATATACTGTACCCCAAACTGTGTAAACACTGGAATGTGGTATGGCTTGTAGTGGCTGCCATAATCATTTTTGCTGTGGTGTTGGGAATCTACCATTCATACAACTCCTGTGATGAAAAATCAGAGGGACCTGAAGGGAAGGCCAGCTGTTCTGCTGCCCATCAACATTCCTGGTGGAACTCAGGATTTCAACATGAACAACGCACTGAATAA